In a genomic window of Piliocolobus tephrosceles isolate RC106 chromosome 1, ASM277652v3, whole genome shotgun sequence:
- the SRM gene encoding spermidine synthase, whose product MEPGPDGPAASGPAAIREGWFRETCSLWPGQALSLQVEQLLHHRRSRYQDILVFRSKTYGNVLVLDGVIQCTERDEFSYQEMIANLPLCSHPNPRKVLIIGGGDGGVLREVVKHPSVESVVQCEIDEDVIQVSKKFLPGMAIGYSSSKLTLHVGDGFEFMKQNQDAFDVIITDSSDPMGPAESLFKESYYQLMKTALKEDGVLCCQGECQWLHLDLIKEMRQFCQSLFPVVAYAYCTIPTYPSGQIGFMLCSKNPSTNFQEPVQPLTQQQVAQMQLKYYNSDVHRAAFVLPEFARKALNDVS is encoded by the exons ATGGAGCCCGGCCCCGATGGCCCAGCTGCATCCGGCCCCGCCGCCATCCGCGAGGGCTGGTTCCGCGAGACCTGCAGTCTGTGGCCCGGCCAGGCCCTGTCGCTGCAGGTGGAGCAGCTGCTCCACCACCGGCGCTCGCGCTACCAGGACATCCTAGTCTTCCGCAG TAAGACCTATGGCAACGTGCTGGTGTTGGACGGTGTCATCCAGTGCACGGAGAGGGACGAGTTCTCCTACCAGGAGATGATCGCCAACCTGCCTCTCTGCAGCCACCCCAACCCGCGAAAG GTGCTGATCATCGGGGGCGGAGATGGAGGTGTCCTGCGTGAGGTGGTGAAGCACCCCTCCGTGGAGTCTGTGGTCCAGTGTGAGATAGACGAG GATGTCATCCAAGTCTCCAAGAAGTTCCTGCCAGGCATGGCCATTGGCTACTCTAGCTCGAAGCTGACCCTACATGTGGGTGACGGTTTTGAGTTCATGAAACAGAATCAGGATGCCTTCGATGTGATCATCACTGACTCCTCAGACCCTATGG GCCCCGCCGAAAGTCTCTTCAAGGAGTCCTATTACCAGCTTATGAAGACGGCCCTCAAGGAAGATGGGGTCCTCTGCTGCCAGG GCGAGTGCCAGTGGCTGCACCTGGACCTCATCAAGGAGATGCGGCAGTTCTGCCAGTCCCTGTTCCCCGTGGTGGCCTACGCCTACTGCACCATCCCCACCTACCCCAGCGGCCAGATCGGCTTCATGCTGTGCAGCAAGAACCCG AGCACCAACTTCCAGGAGCCGGTGCAGCCGCTGACGCAGCAGCAGGTGGCACAGATGCAGCTGAAGTACTACAACTCCGATGTGCACCGCGCCGCTTTCGTGCTGCCCGAGTTTGCCCGCAAG GCCCTGAATGATGTGAGCTGA